In Halorhabdus tiamatea SARL4B, a genomic segment contains:
- a CDS encoding ABC transporter ATP-binding protein, giving the protein MTADASAITARGLTKRYGATIAVDGLDLDVPEGVVYGFLGPNGAGKTTTMRILTGLIEPTSGDGFVDGVHCTDRASLVEHIGLLPEEPPLYRELTGREQLHFAADLRDIPWNAVEERALDVAESLGLRADLDRRIDSYSKGMKQKTAFIQAVAHDPAVVFLDEPTAGLDPRAAKALRELIVDLAASETTVFLSTHILPVVEEIADRVGVLYDGRLVSEGSPDGLAAGSADGDGDLEDAFLELTGDPASAWQ; this is encoded by the coding sequence ATGACAGCGGACGCGAGCGCGATCACTGCGAGGGGGCTCACCAAACGCTACGGGGCGACGATAGCAGTCGACGGACTAGACCTCGACGTGCCCGAGGGTGTCGTCTACGGTTTTCTGGGGCCCAACGGCGCGGGAAAGACCACGACGATGCGGATATTGACGGGGTTGATCGAACCGACGAGCGGCGACGGGTTCGTCGACGGCGTCCACTGTACCGACCGGGCGAGTCTCGTCGAGCATATCGGGCTGCTTCCGGAGGAACCACCGCTGTACCGGGAGTTGACCGGGCGCGAGCAGTTGCACTTCGCCGCGGATCTGCGGGATATTCCCTGGAACGCGGTCGAAGAGCGGGCACTCGACGTCGCCGAGTCTCTGGGCCTCCGGGCGGACCTCGATCGGCGGATCGACAGCTACTCCAAGGGGATGAAACAGAAGACGGCGTTCATCCAGGCCGTCGCCCACGACCCCGCCGTGGTCTTTCTCGACGAGCCGACCGCCGGTCTCGATCCGCGGGCGGCCAAGGCGCTTCGGGAGTTGATCGTCGACCTGGCAGCCAGCGAGACGACCGTGTTCCTCTCGACGCACATTCTCCCGGTCGTCGAGGAGATCGCGGATCGGGTGGGCGTCCTCTACGACGGCCGACTGGTCTCGGAAGGCTCGCCCGACGGCCTCGCCGCGGGAAGTGCTGACGGCGACGGTGACCTCGAAGACGCCTTCCTGGAGTTGACTGGCGATCCCGCGAGCGCCTGGCAATGA
- a CDS encoding SDR family oxidoreductase yields the protein MDLQLEGNVALATAATSGLGLASAEALAAEGADVVVCGRTESRLDSARKQLAAAGPGDVRAIEADITDPDHVEALVEETVETFGGLDHLVTSAGGPPSGSFLDTPNDAWYDAYDLLVMSAVRTTRAAYPHLKESDAGSIVNITSRSVREVIDDLVLSNAVRRAVIGLMKTQAREFAPDVRVNAVLPGAHETARIEELIDDAVDRGEYDSYEEGYDDWAADVPMGRIGEPRELGDVVAFLSSPRASFLTGAAVPIDGGSMRS from the coding sequence ATGGATCTGCAACTCGAAGGCAACGTCGCATTGGCGACAGCCGCCACCAGCGGTCTCGGACTCGCGAGCGCCGAGGCACTCGCCGCGGAGGGCGCGGACGTCGTCGTCTGCGGTCGAACTGAATCCCGACTTGATTCCGCCCGCAAACAGCTTGCGGCGGCGGGACCGGGCGACGTCCGGGCGATCGAAGCCGACATCACCGACCCCGATCACGTCGAAGCGCTCGTCGAGGAAACTGTCGAGACCTTCGGCGGGCTGGATCACCTGGTCACGAGCGCCGGCGGGCCGCCGAGCGGGTCGTTCCTCGATACCCCGAACGATGCCTGGTACGACGCCTACGACCTGCTGGTGATGAGCGCCGTCCGGACGACGCGGGCCGCCTATCCGCACCTCAAAGAGAGCGACGCGGGTTCGATCGTCAACATCACGTCCCGGTCGGTTCGGGAGGTCATCGACGACCTCGTGCTCTCGAACGCGGTCCGGCGGGCGGTCATCGGGCTGATGAAAACCCAGGCCCGGGAGTTCGCGCCGGACGTGCGCGTCAACGCCGTCCTACCCGGCGCACACGAGACGGCCCGCATCGAGGAGTTGATCGACGATGCTGTCGATCGTGGCGAGTACGACAGCTACGAGGAGGGGTACGACGACTGGGCGGCGGACGTTCCGATGGGTCGCATTGGCGAGCCGCGGGAACTCGGCGACGTCGTGGCGTTTCTGTCCAGTCCCCGGGCGAGCTTTCTGACGGGCGCGGCCGTCCCGATCGACGGCGGGTCGATGCGGAGTTGA
- a CDS encoding TRAM domain-containing protein, with amino-acid sequence MANCPLAEDCPEFNERIQGMGCAHYGDRGGAEWCNHYNQPISDLKSQPVQPGEEVVVTVEDIHESGAGVGRTEDGFILLIDGVLPEARARVRVTTVHSNHARAEEVERLPLEDEESEDEDGDNADEASDEDESEADDERDDGPERPELGSRDNFWGS; translated from the coding sequence ATGGCGAACTGTCCACTCGCCGAGGACTGCCCCGAATTCAACGAGCGGATCCAGGGCATGGGCTGTGCCCACTACGGCGACCGCGGCGGGGCCGAGTGGTGCAACCACTACAACCAGCCGATCTCCGACCTCAAATCCCAGCCGGTCCAGCCCGGCGAGGAAGTCGTCGTCACCGTCGAGGATATCCACGAGAGCGGGGCCGGTGTCGGCCGAACCGAGGACGGCTTCATTCTTCTGATCGATGGGGTACTTCCCGAGGCTCGCGCCCGCGTTCGCGTGACTACTGTCCACTCGAACCACGCCCGGGCCGAGGAGGTCGAGCGACTCCCGCTCGAAGACGAGGAGTCCGAGGATGAGGACGGCGACAACGCCGATGAAGCAAGCGACGAGGACGAATCGGAAGCCGACGACGAGCGTGACGACGGGCCGGAGCGTCCTGAACTCGGGAGCCGCGACAACTTCTGGGGCAGCTGA
- a CDS encoding DNA polymerase II large subunit: protein MREEDERYFARLEDELDRAMDVAREARERGGDPTTDVEIPVAKDMADRVENILGIDGVAERVRDLEGEMSREEAALALVEDFVEGSVGDYDTKAGKIEGAVRTAVALLTEGVVAAPIEGIDRVEILDNDDGTQFVNVYYAGPIRSAGGTAQALSVLVADYARTLLDIDEYHAREEEIGRYVEEIELYDEDTGLQYSPKDKETRHIAENMPIMLDGEATGDEEVSGYRDLERVDSNSARGGMCLVMAEGIALKAPKIQRYTRQLDDVEWPWLQALIDGTIGEDTDDEPEEADASDADEPDDVEDAPDETEGPPRADPSKKYLRDLIAGRPVFSHPSESGGFRLRYGRARNHGNATAGVHPATMHLVDDFLATGTQIKTERPGKAAGVVPVDTIEGPTVRLANGDVRRIDDPEEAKEVRNGVEKVLDLGEYLVNYGEFVENNHPLAPASYTLEWWIQEFEAAGADVQAMEDSVEIDLDDPTPAQALEWAREYDAPLHPKYTYVYHDVSVEAIDALADAIAEGEIVTGDGAAAEPPAGKEATETATTGDLVLPRSETATRTLESLLVEHTQTDASLIVPTWRPLVETLGFADGLSRTWTIEDLSERARGYDDGDNAIEAVNEIAPFDVRERAPTRIGNRMGRPEKSEERELSPAVHTLFPIGEAGGNQRDVAKAAGHADEMGDAPGEVDLEVGRRRCTDCATETYQARCPDCGGTTETVYVCPDCDREVEPDESGRAECPRCETLASPTRTTTIDVGEVYQQAMESVGEREVAFDVLKGVKGLTSEEKTPEPMEKGVLRAKHDISAFKDGTVRYDMTDLPVTSVRPAELDVTVEQFRELGYEQDIRGDPLVHDDQLVELNVQDVVLSDGAAEHMLKTADFIDDLLESYYGLEPYYELEDRDDLVGELVFGMAPHTSAATVGRVIGFTSAAVGYAHPYFHAAKRRNCDGDEDCVMLLLDGLLNFSVKYLPNQRGGRMDAPLVMSSRIDPAEIDDEAHNIDIVEEYPLELYEATREMAHPEEVDVKIAEDTLGTEDEYTGFAHTHDTSNIALGPDLSAYKTLGSMEDKMDAQLEISRKLRAVDETDVAERIIEYHFLPDLIGNLRAFSRQDVRCLECGEKYRRMPLTGTCRECGGDVNLTVHEGSVNKYIDTATRVAEEFGAREYTKQRLEILDRSIKRVFEDDTSKQTGIGDFM from the coding sequence ATGCGCGAGGAAGACGAACGCTACTTCGCGCGGCTGGAAGACGAACTCGACCGGGCGATGGACGTCGCTCGCGAGGCGCGCGAGCGGGGCGGCGATCCGACGACCGACGTCGAGATCCCGGTCGCCAAGGACATGGCCGACCGCGTCGAGAACATCCTCGGCATCGACGGGGTCGCCGAGCGCGTCCGTGATCTCGAGGGCGAAATGTCCCGCGAGGAGGCCGCCCTCGCCCTCGTCGAGGACTTCGTCGAGGGTTCGGTCGGCGACTACGACACGAAGGCGGGCAAGATCGAGGGCGCGGTCCGGACGGCCGTCGCCCTCCTCACGGAGGGGGTCGTCGCCGCGCCGATCGAGGGGATCGACCGCGTCGAGATCCTCGACAACGACGACGGCACCCAGTTCGTCAACGTCTACTACGCCGGCCCGATCCGGTCGGCCGGCGGCACCGCTCAAGCACTCTCCGTACTCGTCGCCGACTACGCCCGGACGCTGCTCGACATCGACGAGTATCACGCCCGGGAAGAGGAGATCGGCCGCTACGTCGAGGAGATCGAACTCTACGACGAGGACACCGGCCTCCAGTACTCGCCCAAGGACAAGGAGACCCGCCACATCGCCGAGAACATGCCGATCATGCTCGACGGTGAGGCCACCGGCGACGAGGAGGTTTCGGGCTACCGGGACCTCGAACGCGTCGACTCCAACAGCGCTCGGGGCGGGATGTGTCTGGTCATGGCCGAAGGGATCGCCCTGAAAGCGCCCAAGATTCAACGCTACACCCGCCAACTCGACGACGTCGAGTGGCCCTGGCTCCAGGCTCTCATCGACGGGACGATCGGCGAAGACACAGACGACGAACCCGAGGAGGCCGACGCGAGTGACGCAGACGAACCCGACGACGTCGAGGACGCTCCAGACGAAACCGAGGGGCCACCCCGAGCCGACCCATCCAAGAAGTACCTTCGGGACCTCATCGCGGGCCGTCCGGTCTTCTCGCACCCGAGCGAATCGGGTGGGTTTCGACTGCGCTACGGCCGCGCACGGAATCACGGGAATGCGACCGCAGGCGTCCATCCGGCGACGATGCACCTCGTCGACGACTTTCTCGCGACCGGGACCCAGATCAAGACCGAGCGCCCGGGGAAGGCCGCGGGCGTCGTCCCCGTCGACACTATCGAGGGACCGACGGTTCGCCTCGCGAACGGCGACGTTCGACGGATCGACGACCCCGAGGAGGCCAAGGAAGTCCGCAACGGCGTCGAGAAAGTCCTCGATCTGGGCGAGTATCTCGTCAACTACGGCGAGTTCGTCGAGAACAACCACCCGCTCGCGCCGGCCTCCTACACCCTCGAGTGGTGGATTCAGGAGTTCGAGGCCGCCGGCGCGGACGTCCAGGCGATGGAAGACTCCGTCGAGATCGACCTCGACGATCCGACGCCGGCGCAAGCCCTCGAGTGGGCCAGAGAGTACGATGCCCCGTTGCACCCGAAATACACCTACGTCTATCACGACGTGAGCGTCGAGGCGATCGACGCGCTGGCCGACGCAATCGCCGAGGGCGAAATCGTCACCGGCGACGGTGCGGCGGCCGAGCCACCGGCCGGGAAGGAGGCAACCGAGACCGCCACGACCGGCGACCTCGTCCTCCCGCGGAGTGAGACCGCCACGCGGACCCTCGAATCGCTGCTGGTCGAACACACCCAGACAGACGCCTCGCTCATCGTCCCGACCTGGCGACCGCTCGTCGAGACGCTGGGCTTTGCGGACGGCCTCTCGCGGACGTGGACGATCGAGGACCTCTCGGAACGCGCCCGGGGCTACGACGATGGCGACAACGCCATCGAGGCCGTCAACGAGATCGCTCCCTTCGACGTCCGCGAGCGAGCTCCGACCCGGATCGGCAACCGGATGGGCCGCCCCGAAAAGTCCGAGGAACGGGAACTCTCGCCGGCCGTCCACACGCTGTTCCCGATCGGCGAAGCGGGCGGCAACCAGCGCGACGTCGCGAAGGCGGCGGGTCACGCCGACGAAATGGGTGACGCACCCGGTGAGGTCGATCTAGAAGTGGGCCGCCGGCGGTGTACCGACTGCGCCACCGAAACCTACCAGGCGCGATGTCCCGACTGTGGCGGGACCACCGAGACGGTCTACGTCTGCCCGGACTGCGACCGCGAGGTCGAACCCGACGAGTCCGGCCGCGCCGAGTGCCCGCGGTGTGAGACGCTGGCTTCACCGACCCGGACGACGACGATAGACGTCGGCGAGGTCTACCAGCAGGCGATGGAGTCAGTCGGCGAGCGCGAGGTCGCCTTCGACGTGCTCAAGGGCGTCAAGGGGCTCACGTCGGAGGAGAAGACCCCCGAACCGATGGAGAAGGGCGTCCTCCGGGCCAAACACGACATCAGCGCGTTCAAGGACGGGACGGTCCGCTACGACATGACCGACCTCCCGGTCACCTCGGTCCGGCCGGCCGAACTCGACGTCACCGTCGAGCAGTTCCGCGAGTTAGGCTACGAGCAAGACATCCGCGGCGATCCGCTCGTCCACGACGATCAACTGGTCGAACTCAACGTCCAGGACGTCGTCCTCTCGGATGGCGCGGCCGAACACATGCTCAAGACCGCGGACTTCATCGACGACCTCCTCGAGTCGTACTACGGTCTCGAGCCCTACTACGAACTCGAGGATCGCGACGACCTCGTCGGCGAACTCGTCTTCGGGATGGCACCCCACACCAGCGCGGCGACCGTCGGCCGCGTCATCGGGTTTACTTCGGCTGCGGTGGGGTACGCACACCCCTATTTCCACGCCGCGAAACGCCGAAACTGTGACGGAGATGAAGACTGTGTAATGCTTCTGCTTGATGGACTTTTGAATTTTAGTGTAAAATATCTGCCAAATCAACGCGGTGGTCGGATGGACGCACCGTTAGTCATGTCCTCCCGGATCGACCCGGCCGAGATCGACGACGAGGCCCACAACATCGACATCGTCGAGGAGTATCCCCTGGAACTGTACGAGGCGACCCGCGAGATGGCCCATCCCGAAGAGGTCGACGTCAAGATCGCGGAGGACACCCTGGGCACTGAGGACGAATACACTGGCTTCGCCCACACCCACGACACCAGCAACATCGCCCTCGGGCCGGATCTCTCGGCGTACAAGACGCTGGGATCGATGGAGGACAAGATGGACGCTCAGCTCGAGATCTCCCGGAAACTTCGGGCGGTCGACGAGACCGACGTCGCCGAGCGCATCATCGAGTATCACTTCCTGCCGGATCTGATCGGGAACCTGCGAGCGTTCTCTCGCCAGGACGTCCGGTGTCTGGAGTGTGGTGAGAAGTACCGCCGGATGCCACTCACTGGCACCTGCCGAGAGTGTGGCGGCGACGTGAACCTGACCGTCCACGAGGGGTCGGTCAACAAGTACATCGATACGGCCACGCGCGTGGCCGAGGAGTTCGGGGCCCGGGAGTACACCAAACAGCGCCTGGAGATCCTGGATCGGTCGATCAAGCGCGTCTTCGAGGACGATACGAGCAAACAGACGGGGATCGGCGACTTCATGTGA
- a CDS encoding PPC domain-containing DNA-binding protein: MDYRELTGSREFVASMTHGADWRGQIEEFARREGIGAAVFFGLGTVQDAAIWYYDQDDEAYRETVFDEPLEVAACVGNISLDVDGEPFAHTHAVLSREDGTAIAGHLDAGETFIGELYVRTFEESLERVPDETTGGDLWAL, from the coding sequence ATGGACTATCGGGAACTCACCGGGTCGCGGGAGTTCGTCGCCAGCATGACCCACGGCGCGGACTGGCGCGGACAGATAGAGGAGTTCGCCCGCAGAGAGGGCATCGGGGCTGCTGTCTTTTTCGGCCTGGGGACCGTTCAGGACGCCGCGATCTGGTACTACGATCAGGACGACGAGGCGTACCGCGAGACGGTCTTCGACGAACCGCTGGAGGTCGCCGCCTGCGTCGGGAACATCTCGCTCGACGTCGACGGTGAACCCTTCGCGCACACGCACGCGGTGCTCTCCCGTGAGGACGGGACGGCGATCGCGGGCCACCTCGACGCGGGAGAGACCTTCATCGGGGAACTGTACGTCCGGACGTTCGAGGAATCGCTCGAACGGGTTCCGGACGAGACGACTGGCGGTGACCTCTGGGCGCTGTAG